TATCATCTGACACGTGGTGATTCTGGTGAATATCGATGCCGTGCCAGTACTGGACCTAAAAGTGATTCATATTCATCCGTTCATTTACAAGTGGAaagtaagtttttttgtatttgtaatttgatttttatccagaataaaaaaaactctttGATCTCTTTCATTACTTAGACATTCATATACCGGCCGATTGTCAAGATAGTCCAGTATTTGCTAATTGTGCCATGATCGTacaaaataattattgtcGTAATCCACATTTCCATAAATTCTGTTGCCGTTCATGTTATATTGCAGAACATGGTCGACAAAAATcacaacattatcaacaacatgaatcatcatcgaatgaaataaatcaaccatgaaccaaacaacaaaataatcgaatggatgtaaataaatcaagttgaaagagagagagagaaaaaaaagacaccATTctctttgaaaaaatttaaattgaaaatatcggctgtgtgttgttgtttacacattacatttcatcaattttcaatttcatgcTGCCACATTTTGTATTCtttacatatttttttttttttttttggctgtcCATTTtcccattattatcattctatTTTAATCAAACACAAATTGCAAATCGAATCGAGATGAAATTTGAGctaaaactgaaaaaaaacagattcaATAAGCAAAAAACATCAAAGTCAATAAAGATagagattcttttttttgctgaatatttgaaaagaaaaaaatttttattgaataaaaatatcacaAATTGAATAACTGTCTTTTTCTCTATaccattggtggtggtggcttttttttgttttttatttttaacttTTCATAGACAAATAAtgtttattgattcattgatttgatttatccATATAGTTGACAATACACGATGATTGTGTgatgagtgaaaaaaaaattatatgttCAGATCAAGATCATATGATTCTCTATGataaattgttgatgttgatatatgatggccatgatgatcacgcgaaataaaaatgatgatgatgagtaggcaaaaaaaaattgatattattttattttggcgTTCaagataaatataaaaataaataaacaaataaacatggAGGAATctaaaacagagaaaaaaaaatgaattagaaatcaaatgataatcaaataaagGGAAAtgtacatacatacataattTGTAAATACTTGCACTGGTTATCTATATGAAACGGAAACCATGTGATGTGATATtcgagaaagagagagaaagaaaaaaaaatgaaaaacattaatttgatatatgaatgaatggttgttgaaataataatgttgtttaTTACATATAACGGACGTAACCAtcctttctctctctccatattcatgattgattgagatgttcaaaaaaaaaaacttgtcaaaagtagaaaaagaaaaaaaaatcagatttttcggattttttttttaatgttcaTTCATGTGACACACACAATATAATTGCTGtcaataattataatgatgatgatcatttttttattttgatatgtgtgaatgaacacacacacacacacacacaccaaccGGAACTGAAAAAGAAACTTATTCAATCGTCTTTGAATGCAAAaagtggtgtgtgtgtgtgtgtgtggtggaTCCATCGGAACATTTTTGCTGTGTATGTCACGGattaacgataatgatgatatgttaGTAACATGGTGATTTTTTCTCTAGAATAGTTATGATCCAATTGTTCTGAATaagaaatgcaaaaaaaaaacaatagaaaCCATAtggatgaataatgatgatgaaacatgtGGAGGATAATGATAGAGTTTTTCGAATATTTGGTCACAAAGTAACAAAATAATTGGAATAATACGTATGTATAATACGTTTTTCATATCAtacgaataaatgaatgaatatggcTCCATCACACTGGATTCAAGATCTAGGTCATAACCGTCgcattgttttctttttttttttttgattacatttttttcggtcgactgatgaatgaatgattttagGGTGGTATTCTTATTTTGGCCTGgtcgacttttttttcctgttcattcaattcatttttatttatatcaaaAATCCATCAGATCATAGTCTCTTTCAATCTGTCCATTTGctcgaaacaacaacaaaaaaaaatgtaatcaacatcattgtgGTTacaaacgaattttttttcaacttgaatcaaaatgccatttttaattaatgtaaatgtgtgtgtgtgcgtttggCTATTTGTACACCAACACATGTAGACCGaatggaatttatttttttcttgtcagacagacattctttttttattttgtttttgtgtttgaaatcaaatgaaataaaatcaaactaaaaatagttgaaatgttgatgatgatgatacaacgCCTttatccaaaacaaaaacaaaaaaaaaaacattttgtaaCTGGTGACTGGTTTTTTTAagcacaatcatcattatatcatcaacatcattaatgaattaCAAATCTCATTGGTTAGATTATATccattaaatcatcaattacaaATTGATTACAACACCaggattaaaaaaaaataatgtgaaTTCTCGTTAAATGGTTGAATAATGATTGGGAGtccaaataatgatcattttttttatttgtttgtttttcattgaatccaacaacaacaacaacaacaaaaaattagaaaataaaagattTGGTAACcatgatttgaatgatggtAAGTAAATTCTCCATTGATtttatgaaaagaaattctaattttttgttttattttctatataGTATGAAGATGTGAAATGCACAccataattttattattattattacaaacaattcaaaacaacaaacaaccaacTAGAATAACAATCGTATATTTAATATATAACAATCaacatttaatttaatttaattcgttatcatcatcatcatcatcatttttgaattgtcctttttttctgtaccATCAATataacacacatacacacacatttacgTGTATATTGACAgtagcaaaagaaaaaaaaataaaaaaagacacTGAAGCTCTCTCATTGCATACTGGCCATACAAAAGAGAACATTAACCTCATTTACACCAATGAAAATACAATATACAATATATTATGACCAAATATACGATAGAtgaagaaaacgaaaaatgagaaagaaagaaaaaaagccaaaCCAAATAgcagataataatgattttgaatggaTGGCTGAATGCATCtatccatgtgtgtgtgtgtgtgtgtatcaacAGGGGTGAcacaaaagattttttcttctcaacgaacgaaatgaaaaagaaaaaattttccattcgggtattcttctttttttttctttattgaatttgttgaggagaaatgttgaatatacaaaaaaaaacaagtctCGTcttctcttttcttttttttttcgttcgtttcGACAATCTTCGAATTTATAATTCATCTAAATATCACATCAAGATTCAGGCgccattgttatttttttttttttcgtcgaaACATAATGAACGGACATATATACGTATAtgttatcaacaacaacgaaaggTTCAAAtggacgacgacaacgatcGTGCCATTCGGTTAAATACCATAATGTTTAACTGaatgagtgaatgaatgatcattggagaaaaaaaattttatatcatGATTGCGGTTATTAAAGCggtaaaagaaaataatatcATGActtttggataaaaaaaaaattttttcaaatcctATCattccatgtgtgtgtgtgcgtgtttaGAATGAGACTGAGAATTGAGAACAGAACGAAATGAATTTCGCTTGAATGGCTGCTTGAAAATtgtgtggatttttttttttttttttttggtaaattaaaagaacatgatgatgaagagaatgacctgaataaaaattttccaatttttttttcattcattcattgaaatagCCGACAGAtaacacaacaaacaacagcaaaaaatgaatgatgatgatgatgatgatggaaaaaagatCCAAATGTGTTTGTTCatctgtgatgatgatgatgatgattcgaatcaaatttggaatacacaaaacaacaacaacaacacggCACGCCTAATGTGCCGGCTCCATGATtcaacttcatcatcatcatcatgatcatccgTAAAATGAAACCCACgcataaacagaaaaattcaaatcaatgtttctgacttgttgttttttatcgcTTCTAAAAcagatttattttattgatattttttcaaacataaataatttgtaaaaaaaaattctgtccattctgtgtgtgttatacagattttcgttttcaacaaaacaaacaaacaaactttttaaatcagaatcaaacgatgaaaaacgatgaaaaatttgtatgctgaaatcatcatattttcattggttgattgatggaatttttaaaattcaatcaaatttcaatttgaaaatattttcatcacttacaaaaattcatcatcgtcattgtttgatttccAATGTCATGATTTGCTCGTTATTGTTGGATTACACATGATTTATTCGATGTTAagtgatgttttttttttactgactAAATCGGActtggattttttgttttgtaaattCTGAAGAAGCAGTTATATGATTGAGACAGAtaaaataagaattttttttgcgaaaaaaaagacaagaaAATTTACTGTGAATAATTggtttaaaaaaatcaaagatcaatcaatttcgaatgaagagagataaaaaaagagtgaaaaaaattattcaattattttcaagCTTTTGGAGCTTCAGCTTCCGCTGGTGCTGCTTGTTCCGGTTGTTTAGATGATGGACATGATGTTTTGCCTTGACAGCAACCATCTTTTTGGTTTTCAGGTTTAGCTGGACAAGCACATTTACCATCTGGCTgatctgctgctgctgttgctgctggtTTAGTTTCTTCAACAGCTGGATTGGCGGCTGGAACTTGTTCAGTGGacgacatgatgatgacaaattgaaaataatttggtGGTGATTGTTAAAGAATAATAGAACAACAAACTAAACGTAAATTTTCGTTGATGTTTGAATGACTTGTTGATTAAGTTGGTTGGCGAAAAtcgagatgatgatgttcaacaAGTGGTTCACTCCTtttatacttttttttcggacgaccgatttttccattgtctctttttcattcattctttcataGTATATATCATGTACATGTACATGGCACACTCttttatgaatgattttgcgatatgatgatgatggaaaacatacacacacacatacacacacatttgcCACCATGACTACTATCATCGtttgttgtcgattgatGTCGATCCGGTCGGCTGCCGACGCCGACAATCActatgatgaagatgatgatgatctacaATATACAAATATAAGTCATGCCACGCCACCATGGTGATGTCGgcgacaacgacaatgataatgtttgattatcatcattgtgtgtgtgattagTCATCATTATAGTATTCTTCCGTTGTTGCTTGGATGCTCTTTCTCTCTCgaatgtcaatttttttttgtgtgtatgtgtgtaataaatgaaacaatccaaaattgaatgaatgaatttggttgcaactttttttttctatagaaaaaaaaattgtttatcgCAGCAACAATAATCCATTGGTCGttgatttgataaaatgataattttttttctcactcttttctctctctctcattattcttgtttgtttgttggtctcgaattttccatttgtcgggcgttgtcgtcgtcgtcgtcgtcgacgCCGGTGACGGTGGCGGTGACGCCATTTGTTTatcatgatttgatttacCGGTAATATAATCTATATATCTCTCTgcgtatgtgtttgtgtaatcagatagaaaaaaaaaatatgagagaaaaaaaacgacagtACATGAGACGGTTATGTGGAAATcgatttttgaattgatgtCGAacacaataaaataaaagaacaaaataatcaGGATCtctgattttctttttttttttttttttttgtttgatgaaatgataataaatgacaaaaaaacaaattaaagaTTATCAACAACCGATACGATAAATATagtggtggaaaaaaaattaggacTATTCAATCCTTTGATTCtggttcgatttttttttatttgtttgttgttgtcgtcgtcgtcgtcgtcgttgttggttgtactgttttttttttatcggaaaatttcaattttatcgtGAGATCATATAATGGATTTTCTAGATTGTTCCAAAAATCATCGttgtcagtcagtcagtcagtttgttcattcatctaCAAAACACAactgaaaagaaattttttttttttttggttgagaaaaaaaatgctggtTTTTTCCATCCATTCCATCGCcaatgagaaatttttttttttttaaacgatGGCCATTTTGAAAGCTTCGgaagaatttattgatttcgaCATCGGattatcaaacacacacacaggtatgtgtgtgtgatattaTGGATTCAGATTATTTTTgggaataaaaataataaatcaatcaaacgaGATGGtgggccaaaaaaaagaagactgcaaaggtgtgtgtgtgagtgcgAGAGAACTCgttttggtttgatttttgtaGCCCAATTAATAATGTGGAACAATAAATagtaaattaaattttttttttgagaaattttcgaggaattttattttcgaaatattttaacggttttttttttgcttcttgGTTCGTCGTCCGttaggtcatcatcatcatcatcatcttcacgATCCGcggtttgattttttttatttcatttcaatgattgtgTAGTAGACACAAATAAGTTCCGCTCTGGTTCTTTGcttgcttttttttgatatttttttttcttctttttctgcTGTTTCCCATGTATAATCAATGTTGAACAATTTGTCGCCGACAATTGATTATCGTTTTTGaatcgtcttttttttctctactgTTATTTGTCGGCCAAATCTAATGATCTTTAATTATGGATCAgatttcagattttttttcactcgtgtttttgttgttgctgttgtttgtaggtttggcaattttttttctcccagCTAATTATACATAAActtagttttgttttgaaaaaaaaatgaaacaaaaaaaaaaaaatttttttcaatgatgatctaaattgattgaattacaATCGggttaatcaaaaaaaaaaaaaaaaaaattcaatcgaaatcattgaataactGACAGACAAACAGGCAGATAGACAGAGCAGGCAAGCAGACAACCAAGCCAgacattcgattttttttctgatttttattcgatttcgGTATCGGTCAACagaaacgagaaaaaaaaacacaagcCAAAGACCGAcaaagttgatgatgatgatgattatcatactgatcatcattaggctatttttttttgattgatgttttttttccatcttcaACAGCAAAcatcaacaccaacaacaacatgataaACGTATGAACAGTATGTGAAGATTATGAATTTAATCTATTCTGtctgattatttattttttttttttttttgctggggTGGTggtattttgtattttgtttgattcatgtctaattgattgaatggaatgatgaatggaaatgaaatggacaaaaaaaaagagagaaaaattaaaatttaaggattgatcacacacacacacacatagccTACATTCAagattacaaaaaaaaccaatcagAGGTCAATCGGAAATGGAGAATTATTTCTTTCTGTTTATTTTCTTTACTCAAAATCCTCGAGATaggaatttattcaaaaattttttgatcgatcgattcatgttaatggaattttcattttttttttttttttttttttttttttttttttttttttgattgctcgaaatcaacatcatcatcattttatttatttatttatttattcacaaGCCACACACCATgcgatgttgttgatggattttttttccactgaaCAACGACATTCCATTTCCGTTTAAAGTGGATAAACATGATGGTTGGTGGGTGtttttagttttatttttgtttatcgttttttttttattttattttattttatttttagccaattttattcgataaatagaaattattttgattgattgattgtaaatgaatgattgctTTTGATTGACAATTCAATAGCAATTCTTTACgtttgtcgatgatgatgatgatgatgatgataaacaataaGCCAACAATATACGGGTATTCAGAAATATAAAagtagaaaaacaaaaaaaaatgacggtTTCATCCATCAAATGTAACcgtcattatcaatgaaaattgttgatgaaatctAAAAGTAAATTCAAGATTGgattttggaaaatttccatccgttatatgaatgaatgtcgcgccaaatttttttttctctttctctatcCATCTACTCcaaaatgtcaaaaacaaatatataaaaaaccTATTTCTATTATTGGCCGGTACATTTCTatacttgtgtgtgtgtttgtgtttagaCACTCTATGAcaacgataatcatcatgatgagaTAAtctcatcaataaaaaaaattttttttttacctctacattacattattattcaattatgtaagattttgtatttgtgtaGCCTAACACTACAACAATTGCAACAAAAATGTGTCAACAACTACAATGTAtctgtgtgtatatatatattaacaGGTGCATTACATCCATAACATAAAAAGCAACAGGTGGGGCGTTATTAGTATTTagtaaagtaaaaaaaaattgattgttgaacAACAGATGATTTTGCATAGCAATATTTTTATAGACATTATGACtatagaaatgaatgattatattgcaatagtgtttttttttgttgttgcatcgATCAGAtgcaaacaataatgaaatgagccaattgtttcattgaaaatatatttaCCTTACCATACAATAAATATATggacatttattattacaacaattttctctctctctctctctctctcctctCTCTATGGAGGAAAAACGAGTGAAGTGTTTGCCGCCGTTAttgtaaatgaaattattcaatgataattgattgaaatgaaattttatacgagtgtgtgagtgtgtgattaatcatcattcataataaacaaaatttcattaaacgaatgtgcaaaaaaaaaacaaaacattaacggaaaatttttttttgtttccatgtATTCAACCAAATATGGAAACATTATCACCTTTTCTCTGTCTCACACTTTTACACAAACTATAGCGTGTGTCCActgttgaaaatatttcgCAAACAAATacgataatcaaattgaatggaaactttttgttttatattgattgatgaaaatatttcaaaaaaaaatcaatttacgggaaaattttttgagaaaaaaaataaataaatataaacagAAGCCACTAAAATAAttcaacgtttttttttaattataattattatcatcatcatttcaattcaattaataattatcaatctacaaatatatttataaataataatcataatcataatcatcttgTGGATCAATGAACATCATAATTCTaaagataaacaaaaaaaaagaatcttcATGCAAACATATATTgtggattgaaaatgaaaatttactatctcgaaaaatgaaaaaaaaaattatccccacatcatcaacgaatatatataatatatgaataaatcagAAAGTATAGTATTATAGTAAGGACGGACAggaataattttcaacagGTTCAGAGGCTGGCTACAATActggaatgaatttttgttttttatccaacttgattttgaaagaaaaaaaaatttcttttgacaccaaaaaaaaaatatagggAAGTGGCGAACAATATTGAAACAGAGAGAATGAGACACATGCACGTAATAATTTATCACCTgtatatttgtttgtgtatgtgtgtgtgttcgatACATATTTGGATCgctgaataaatgaattttccaaAAGAAGTGGAAGGAGAAAAAGtggcgaaaaaaatgtgaaaatatttttgagtaaaaagagaaaaaaaatccacaacCATTagtttcaatttgaatgattttgatgatgatgaatgaatgaatgaatcatctAATGATTACGatttgataatggtgataataaagattttttaaCTTTGAGAACAATATCTAGAAATTCGTACAATTCGTAtgattcattaatttgaaaattacaTTGATACTTCAAAAGCTTTAATCATCTGTCGATTTGTGCTGGTGCTGGTGGtagttgtcgtcgttgttgttgttgttgtagctgTTATaaaagttgatgatgacgatgatacaTCTGTTGTTTCGGCAGTTTCTAACATTGTTGAATTCATTGGATCGAAAgactttgttttgtttgtattattgttattggtaatgttaacatcattatttccaAATTGTGATTGACTTAGATCAAGAAATGGATTCGTacttttgaatatttttgtggttgttgtttcagctgccgttgttgttttattagTTGTCGTTGGTATTACTGTTGTTGCCGATGTTATGTTCCAATCATCTgaaattgttgctgtttctAGAAATGGATTCTTTGTATGGTTGGCaccattgattttattgttattaattgtcttcgatgatgatgatatgctaaaatttgttgatattggcactgttgttgttgtcgtcgtcgttgttggaTGTTGCTGTAGAATTATTGTTGCAGGCgattctgttgatgatgataatgaagatgaacaaAAGGCCGATAATGACGTAAATAaaggcgatgatgatgatggtggcggtggtggcgCACAAACTTGGGGCATTTGATCCACAACTGCAGGTGGAATCAATGGCAaggtcgtcgtcgttgttgttgttgttgtcatagAGGTTTTTATTGaaccattcaatgatgatccagaACAAGCAGCTATTCCTGAATCTAGACTACCAGTATTTAATTGATGACTTAAATTATCTGATTTTTGATCCATATTTTGTTGAAccatcgttgtcgtcgtcgtcgatgAGGATGTGGATGGTTTGTTCAAAATCCATTGATctataaattattaattacaaTGAATTATTAGATTGAAATGTTCgagaaattcaaaaacaaacaaaccgatatttgaaaatgaaaacaatgaattagCATCTTTGACCAGATGATTTAGACCGGTACCATTTGATTTGTTAATGTTTTGCGCAATGGATGATTGTAGTGTAGCTGGTGGTGAGAAATGAGATTTGCCATCATCGCTTAGACCAATTTGTGAAGTCAATGGCCATgttgtttgatcatcatcatcaacatcatcatcatttttagcACTTAACAAACTTAAACCTTGTGATAATTGTTGACACATGGCTGCTATGATTGCTGAGCCTGAATCTTCAGCCTTTGTTTCTGACACTATCGATTTATCAATTATCGATGGTGATACTTCTTGGATTGGCGCCACTttataaacgaaaaaaaaaacaaactcgAATcagatatttttcattcaatttttataacCTACCAGATGGTGTTAATGAAAGTTTGTGCAAAAAATCCGGtcgttttgtttccattacTGGCTCTTCAAATGTTGCTAAATCTAATGAATGAGCACGATTACGAATtggaatgttgttgtttacattTGTATCCAATGGATCAATAGTGCTACCATTGGATTTGGTGTGAGAATTAATAGGCGacgatgttaatgatgatgatgattttaatggATCATTTATAGACGAATCGgtcaatgaatttaatcGTAATGAAAGCTGTCGTTTAAACGGTGATGCATGGTTTAAAGGGCCACCACGTAATGAACCTTGTCGTTGAAGTAGGTTTGCCGTTGCATGTGGTCTAGCCACTGCATATGGATTATGTACTGGTTGTTTCACTGGAACAGGTTCTAttgcaatgaaaacaaaaaaccaaattattaaatttatatattcagaAATATCATTTAGAGGGAACAAACCAGATGGTTTTGCAACTTGTGGATCCTGTAAACGTTCcgtaattgatgattgtcgaaATGATCCAGTACGGGTGAAATTATTTGCATCTAAAATTGCCGATACAGATTCTTTATCCCGTTTTTGTTTACGTTCCAAACAAATATTGAACGCACAACCAACGGCATGACTAAGACGTTCACCAGAATCTTTGGTTGCATGAAAACCATGACACATCCATCGTCGTGTAGTACCATCACGACAAATGTAGGAGAATCCACGTTCATGGCTTCGATCCGGTGCACAGAATGATACCTTCTCAATGGtttgatcaacaatcaaaccCTATTATTAAAAGAAAGgattgaaaaattagaaaaaaaaattccattaaaaaaatgcaaatcaTACCTtggtatcatcatcgacaacacgTATACCATCGCCGGTAACATATAATTGACCTTTGACGGCACGTCTTCTTGAATTCTGTagtggaataaaaaaaatgatttcaaatttttttttcgttaaaaaaattaatcccCTTACCCTTAATCTGCGTAATGCATCTTCACATATTTGCATACCACGTGATTCATATACTTCAACACAGCCAAGATATTTTACTGAAAATACACAATTACCCGAACGTACGGATTGTTCATCTGATTGCCATTGATGTGGTTTCTGTGATTCGGTTATAATATCGGGTTTTTTCTTACGAAATGAATTTCGGAACGATTTCCGAAGTCGATCCATTACTAaccaaaatgacaaaaaaaatccaattttattaataaaaataatctaCGAATCTAGATGAATATCGTTTAAAAATCTGTTGACAAAGAGTTGTATAtgagaaagaatgaaaacaaaatcaactgaaataataaaaactcACTACTGGAACATTATTATactgaaaataaaagaaaaaaaacctccaAACGACACAGATGAATGGATCTATCGTTactcacatacacacacatccaATTCAGATAATCATTCGTAgacaaacagacacacacaaaaatcgaatgtaCTCCATAGgtaataaatagaaaaaaaaatttagccaCAATAATCGCAccgaaacacacacacacaaacacaccgATACACATAGACAATCTCCTACCTTTGAATGGAggcattgatgatgatgattgtcgtttgcctttttttcaaggactatgacaacaacaacaacaacaaaaaatcaaataagaaaatagactttttttctattttctttgttcaaaattattcaagATAGAGATAGAGATATTTGCAATAgcaatagatgatgatgatgaacaagaacGGGTTTAAAGTCTCAATTGTAGCGgaaatgatcaatttaaagtttatgtgtctgtgtgtgtggtggttGGTTAATGAGTACGTTTGATAGTAatcttttgaatgaaaaaaaagatgcaaAAATTACTATcaaaatcgacaacaacaacaacaataacaataaaaaaaaaccaaaatataTGAATTCCGTCCGTATACGGATAAACAATGTCATCATCTGTTTACcgttattaaaaaa
This window of the Dermatophagoides farinae isolate YC_2012a chromosome 3, ASM2471394v1, whole genome shotgun sequence genome carries:
- the numb gene encoding NUMB endocytic adaptor protein isoform X1 — translated: MGHKNSTLHSQFRNQSDGPNCDLVGMTNSGYGGNNHPDTFVSIKHGPFKRKLSMRNISIRRSFHMGGKHNNRQKNNKYHHQQQPLNDYSTTPTNITTNSRIGISATTDHLPSTSSNLINNSSNTQSSNGIISISGPSTSNHHHHHHHNNNHNNHNTHPNHQTPVLPRSNNTGKRSSNHREKFVMDRLRKSFRNSFRKKKPDIITESQKPHQWQSDEQSVRSGNCVFSVKYLGCVEVYESRGMQICEDALRRLRNSRRRAVKGQLYVTGDGIRVVDDDTKGLIVDQTIEKVSFCAPDRSHERGFSYICRDGTTRRWMCHGFHATKDSGERLSHAVGCAFNICLERKQKRDKESVSAILDANNFTRTGSFRQSSITERLQDPQVAKPSGLFPLNDISEYINLIIWFFVFIAIEPVPVKQPVHNPYAVARPHATANLLQRQGSLRGGPLNHASPFKRQLSLRLNSLTDSSINDPLKSSSSLTSSPINSHTKSNGSTIDPLDTNVNNNIPIRNRAHSLDLATFEEPVMETKRPDFLHKLSLTPSVAPIQEVSPSIIDKSIVSETKAEDSGSAIIAAMCQQLSQGLSLLSAKNDDDVDDDDQTTWPLTSQIGLSDDGKSHFSPPATLQSSIAQNINKSNGTGLNHLVKDANSLFSFSNIDQWILNKPSTSSSTTTTTMVQQNMDQKSDNLSHQLNTGSLDSGIAACSGSSLNGSIKTSMTTTTTTTTTLPLIPPAVVDQMPQVCAPPPPPSSSSPLFTSLSAFCSSSLSSSTESPATIILQQHPTTTTTTTTVPISTNFSISSSSKTINNNKINGANHTKNPFLETATISDDWNITSATTVIPTTTNKTTTAAETTTTKIFKSTNPFLDLSQSQFGNNDVNITNNNNTNKTKSFDPMNSTMLETAETTDVSSSSSTFITATTTTTTTTTTTSTSTNRQMIKAFEVSM
- the numb gene encoding NUMB endocytic adaptor protein isoform X2: MGHKNSTLHSQFRNQSDGPNCDLVGMTNSGYGGNNHPDTFVSIKHGPFKRKLSMRNISIRRSFHMGGKHNNRQKNNKYHHQQQPLNDYSTTPTNITTNSRIGISATTDHLPSTSSNLINNSSNTQSSNGIISISGPSTSNHHHHHHHNNNHNNHNTHPNHQTPVLPRSNNTGKRSSNHREKFVMDRLRKSFRNSFRKKKPDIITESQKPHQWQSDEQSVRSGNCVFSVKYLGCVEVYESRGMQICEDALRRLRNSRRRAVKGQLYVTGDGIRVVDDDTKGLIVDQTIEKVSFCAPDRSHERGFSYICRDGTTRRWMCHGFHATKDSGERLSHAVGCAFNICLERKQKRDKESVSAILDANNFTRTGSFRQSSITERLQDPQVAKPSEPVPVKQPVHNPYAVARPHATANLLQRQGSLRGGPLNHASPFKRQLSLRLNSLTDSSINDPLKSSSSLTSSPINSHTKSNGSTIDPLDTNVNNNIPIRNRAHSLDLATFEEPVMETKRPDFLHKLSLTPSVAPIQEVSPSIIDKSIVSETKAEDSGSAIIAAMCQQLSQGLSLLSAKNDDDVDDDDQTTWPLTSQIGLSDDGKSHFSPPATLQSSIAQNINKSNGTGLNHLVKDANSLFSFSNIDQWILNKPSTSSSTTTTTMVQQNMDQKSDNLSHQLNTGSLDSGIAACSGSSLNGSIKTSMTTTTTTTTTLPLIPPAVVDQMPQVCAPPPPPSSSSPLFTSLSAFCSSSLSSSTESPATIILQQHPTTTTTTTTVPISTNFSISSSSKTINNNKINGANHTKNPFLETATISDDWNITSATTVIPTTTNKTTTAAETTTTKIFKSTNPFLDLSQSQFGNNDVNITNNNNTNKTKSFDPMNSTMLETAETTDVSSSSSTFITATTTTTTTTTTTSTSTNRQMIKAFEVSM